In Brachyhypopomus gauderio isolate BG-103 chromosome 11, BGAUD_0.2, whole genome shotgun sequence, a single genomic region encodes these proteins:
- the commd5 gene encoding COMM domain-containing protein 5 translates to MADTVGFFGATVPTEVQMMSKHLKDLDKELFRKILKVVVSAMEGEDCSGAMADTAQHSHLSEETFSHLVSGMYELLKEALRLPTSSLKQEGFKEDLRGLRISEEFIADFANVVFGNRRSALDAVVKHQGPRLPSLEEFRWRVDVAISTSSLSRALQPSILMQMKLSDGNVHRFEVPLSKFQELRYNVALILKEMNDLEKRSILKIQD, encoded by the exons ATGGCGGACACTGTTGGGTTCTTTGGAGCAACAGTCCCCACAGAAGTCCAAATGATGTCGAAACATTTGAAGGATTTGGACAAAGAGCTTTTTAGAAAAATCCTTAAAG TGGTGGTAAGCGCCATGGAGGGAGAGGACTGCAGTGGGGCCATGGCCGACACTGCCCAGCACAGCCACCTTTCAGAAGAAACGTTCAGCCACCTTGTGTCAGGCATGTATGAACTTCTTAAAGAAGCTCTGCGACTCCCGACATCGTCATTAAAACAAGAG GGTTTCAAAGAAGATCTTCGTGGACTTAG AATTTCTGAGGAGTTCATTGCAGACTTTGCCAATGTAGTCTTTGGAAATAG ACGGTCAGCACTAGATGCTGTTGTCAAACATCAGGGCCCAAGATTACCCAGCTTAGAGGAGTTCAGATGGAGGGTGGATGTTGCCATTTCAACAAG CTCTTTATCCCGAGCTTTGCAGCCCTCTATTCTAATGCAGATGAAACTTTCTGATGGGAATGTACATCGCTTTGAG GTTCCTCTATCCAAGTTCCAAGAGCTGCGATACAACGTTGCACTTATTCTAAAAGAGATGAATGATTTGGAGAAGAGAAGTATTCTGAAGATCCAGGACTGA
- the LOC143527436 gene encoding LON peptidase N-terminal domain and RING finger protein 3-like, translated as MGSKSVYSVLDLTAQAVRSTNFQLSEGKYEHQILRFSDPVLQQELLLKRADALAFDGKLSEAFETYQKASEFYRLRPVQLENLLQCLSGTESDHHEAERPARSGHDTFACGICFGFLYEPVTLLCGHCFCKKCLERERLGCKVCKDHSKETEPHKYRVNVVLSNLLVKWFPSQVSAVRLRREGNGLYAERRLEDALGKYNQAVLIAPKDHVLYANRSQINSSLKKFEDALSDADMACKLKPLWAKGHTRRAQVLSTLGKQEEALTEYLLSITLDHENEPARIEAQKLLSDLLVPVRECVRKKILDCTTLASSRTRVLSPNFGLHGPIMLQRSYKDFKIYINSSVSQSGGSRASSGIEDSCNRKACCKRRSVPDGPACITDQGRLRKRSHGTEDDGKAASGAGACKRYKLGGEQSKVGHAGHVTAELIDPADLECSLCMRLFYEPVTTPCGHTFCLKCLERCLDHNPSCPLCKEDLSEYLAQRRYCRTFLTEDIISKYLPAELVDRQKVDEEELAELSNLNKNVPIFVCTMAFPTVPCPLHIFEPCYRLMIRRCTETGTRQFGMCLSDPAKGFADYGCMLEIRNVEFFADGCSIVDTIGRRRFRVTQHSQRDGYNTADIEYLEDIQVTGDSERELQVLHDVVYDQALVWVNSLQAEQRQRIERHFGSMPQKDSETQASPNGPSWCWWLLAVLPLEGRAQLSLLALTSLKDRLTGIRRVLALMSRSRSP; from the exons ATGGGAAGTAAGAGTGTGTACAGCGTGCTGGATCTCACCGCGCAGGCAGTCCGGTCCACAAACTTTCAGCTTTCCGAGGGCAAATACGAACACCAGATATTACGCTTCAGTGACCCGGTTCTTCAGCAGGAGCTGCTGCTCAAACGGGCCGACGCTCTGGCGTTTGACGGCAAGTTGAGCGAAGCGTTTGAAACCTACCAGAAAGCCTCGGAGTTCTACCGTCTTCGCCCGGTCCAGCTGGAGAACCTTCTCCAGTGTCTCTCCGGCACCGAGAGCGACCATCACGAGGCGGAGAGACCTGCGCGCAGCGGACATGACACGTTCGCCTGTGGGATATGTTTCGGGTTCCTCTACGAACCCGTCACcttgctctgtggacactgttTCTGTAAGAAGTGCctggaaagagagagacttGGCTGTAAAGTCTGCAAAGACCACTCAAAAGAGACAGAACCGCACAAATACAGAGTTAATGTGGTTCTTAGTAACCTGTTAGTGAAGTGGTTTCCGTCTCAAGTGAGCGCCGTGAGGCTGAGGCGTGAGGGGAATGGACTGTACGCCGAGAGGAGACTGGAAGATGCCTTAGGGAAATACAACCAGGCAGTACTTATAG CTCCGAAGGACCATGTGCTGTATGCAAACCGATCACAGATAAACTCCAGTCTGAAGAAATTTGAGGATGCGCTCAGCGACGCTGATATGGCTTGCAAATTGAAACCTCTATGGGCAAAG GGACACACACGGAGAGCACAGGTCCTCTCTACACTGGGGAAGCAAGAGGAGGCTTTAACGGAGTACCTGCTGTCCATCACTCTGGACCATGAAAATGAACCAGCCAGAATAGAGGCTCAAAAG CTGCTGAGCGATCTTCTCGTCCCAGTCAGGGAATGTGTGCGCAAGAAAATTCTTGACTGTACAACCCTGGCGTCTTCAAGAACACGGGTGCTCTCTCCCAACTTCGGCCTGCATGGACCCATCATGTTACAAAGGTCGTACAAG GATTTCAAAATCTACATCAACAGCAGTGTGTCTCAGAGTGGCGGTTCAAGAGCCTCTTCAGGTATTGAGGACTCgtgtaatagaaaggcttgttGCAAGCGCAGATCTGTCCCAGATGGACCCGCATGCATCACGGACCAAGGCCGTTTACGCAAGCGCAGTCATGGTACCGAGGACGACGGCAAAGCAGCTAGTGGGGCTGGTGCGTGTAAGCGCTATAAACTAG GAGGTGAGCAGAGCAAGGTGGGGCACGCAGGACATGTGACGGCTGAGCTCATTGACCCAGCTGATCTGGAGTGTTCACTCTGCATGAG ACTCTTCTATGAGCCAGTGACCACGCCGTGTGGGCATACGTTCTGTCTGAAGTGTCTGGAGCGATGTCTGGACCACAATCCTTCATGCCCTCTCTGTAAGGAGGACCTTTCAGAA TACTTGGCACAGAGACGGTACTGCAGGACATTTCTTACGGAGGACATCATAAGCAAATACCTTCCAGCAGAGCTCGTGGACAGACAGAAGGTTGATGAAGAGGAACTTGCAGAACTATCCAA CTTAAACAAGAACGTGCCTATATTTGTGTGCACCATGGCTTTCCCCACAGTCCCGTGCCCCCTGCACATCTTCGAGCCTTGTTATCGGCTCATGATCCGCAGGTGCACGGAAACGGGTACAAGACAGTTCGGGATGTGTCTCAGCGACCCCGCTAAAGG gTTTGCAGATTACGGCTGCATGCTTGAGATTCGAAACGTGGAGTTCTTCGCTGATGGCTGCTCTATAGTGGACACCATTGGGAGGAGGAGGTTCAGAGTAACCCAGCATAGCCAGAGAGATGGCTATAACACAGCAGACATTGAGTACTTGGAGGACATTCAA GTGACGGGGGATAGTGAAAGAGAACTACAGGTGCTCCATGATGTGGTCTATGACCAGGCACTGGTCTGGGTCAACTCCCTCCAGGCTGAGCAGAGGCAGCGGATCGAACGCCACTTTGGGTCCATGCCACAGAAGGACTCGGAGACCCAG GCGAGTCCGAACGGGCCTTCCTGGTGCTGGTGGCTTCTGGCAGTGCTTCCTCTGGAGGGCCGAGCTCAGCTGTCCTTGTTGGCGCTGACATCTCTGAAAGATCGGCTGACGGGCATCAGACGAGTGCTCGCCCTGATGTCACGGAGTCGCTCTCCGTAA
- the LOC143527437 gene encoding uncharacterized protein LOC143527437 isoform X2, with protein sequence MGKVCSASNMSFQWMLLYLLLLLNSPVCLRDTHQFACVGQDVHIAVDSRSRIVTFHQTAWHEPRKVVLENTNVKEPRYEWMRNMTLVIRNVTSEDQGLYSIKSPITGFSFETVHLTVSDCLKRFSRNYGETFQLEIPQHGDVLEFLSSSRHPAPQSTSSSPTVPLPAEPVVVWTRAMSQVGSMIHGHLRDRYWVIDSVFPDDQGTYTVKDSNGTVVSRISLTVRAHTFNLTLFSRESLFVQLWGEMPGARLSFSPAPRSSPAVPSVVFWDGGVVDRESHYGSRLSLLHNDTGAYVVLRALSVKDEGMYELWDAKGNLVSRTVISVKERNIKWRAVIKSISVPSGMFATLAGFILFMKRYPSCSISNILSGLRDHHRTFHTNSATTHSQDFRHDRDSSNNSRASVKRDSTPSYSGNIYIIANAEKNSPLRMRCTDDEARNESDRNPADEMIEVCVLHTFKDEVIEKHGVESKTSVSVPGDSDWLKPSEACVQFDIGRKRGGGVQTNEEEHQDYFCILPLNTDTSHLCSVYTSEKLSFLREPDH encoded by the exons ATGGGAAAAGTTTGCTCTGCATCAAATATGTCCTTCCAATGGATGTTACTGTACCTATTACTCCTGCTGAACTCTCCTGTGTGTCTGA GAGACACACATCAGTTTGCTTGTGTGGGTCAGGATGTCCACATCGCAGTCGATTCAAGATCAAGGATTGTGACTTTTCACCAGACGGCATGGCATGAACCCAGGAAAGTGGTGCTCGAAAACACCAAC GTTAAAGAACCACGGTACGAGTGGATGAGGAATATGACCTTGGTCATCAGAAATGTGACTTCTGAGGATCAGGGGCTGTATTCCATAAAATCCCCCATCACCGGTTTCAGTTTTGAGACTGTCCACCTCACTGTCTCAG ACTGCCTGAAGCGATTTAGCCGTAATTACGGGGAGACGTTCCAGCTGGAGATCCCACAACATGGAGACGTTTTGGAGTTTCTGAGCTCCTCTCGTCATCCTGCTCCTCAGTCTACTTCCTCTTCTCCTACGGTTCCCTTGCCGGCAGAGCCAGTCGTTGTGTGGACAAGGGCCATGTCCCAGGTTGGCAGTATGATCCACGGGCATCTGAGGGACCGTTACTGGGTGATAGATAGTGTGTTTCCCGATGACCAAGGCACCTACACCGTTAAAGACAGCAACGGCACAGTGGTGTCCAGAATCAGCCTTACTGTTAGAG CCCATACATTTAATCTCACTCTCTTCAGTAGGGAGTCTTTATTTGTCCAGCTCTGGGGCGAGATGCCAGGGGCTCGGCTGTCATTTAGTCCAGCCCCACGATCCAGTCCAGCCGTGCCCTCTGTGGTCTTCTGGGACGGTGGCGTCGTGGACAGAGAGAGCCACTATGGAAGTCGCCTCTCGCTGTTGCACAACGACACGGGCGCCTACGTGGTCCTCAGAGCACTCAGTGTGAAAGACGAGGGCATGTATGAGCTGTGGGATGCGAAAGGCAACCTGGTGTCCAGGACTGTTATTTCAGTCAAAG aAAGGAATATTAAATGGAGAGCCGTAATAAAATCCATCAGCGTGCCATCAGGGATGTTTGCAACTTTGGCAGGTTTCATCCTCTTCATGAAGAGATATCCCAGTTGCAGCATCTCAAACATACTGAGTGGCCTCAGAGATCACCACCGTACATTCCACACAAACTCTGCCACAACACACAGTCAG GACTTCAGACATGACAGAGACTCTTCTAACAACAGCAGAGCTTCAGTTAAGAGGGATTCCACTCCCTCTTATTCC ggcaACATTTATATTATTGCTAATGCTGAAAAGAATTCCCCTTTGAGAATGAGATGCACAGATGATGAAGCCAGAAATGAATCGGACAGAAATCCTGCAGATGAGATGATCGAAGTATGTGTCCTACACACATTTAAAGATGAGGTGATCGAA AAACATGGTGTTGAGAGCAAGACATCAGTTTCAGTTCCTGGAGACTCCGACTGGCTCAAGCCATCAGAGGCCTGCGTTCAGTTTGATAttgggaggaagagggggggaGGAGTGCAAACGAATGAGGAAGAACACCAGGATTATTTCTGTATACTACCTCTAAACACTGACACTTCCCACCTCTGTAGTGTTTACACCTCTGAAAAACTCAGCTTTCTTAGAGAACCAGACCATTAA
- the LOC143527435 gene encoding vacuolar ATPase assembly integral membrane protein vma21-like, with product MEGFVKTSLNPTSETVPDFRGNDGSMVSALKTLLFFTILMVTVPIGLYFASKTYIFEGSLQMSNTDSYFYAAIVAVLAVHVVLALFVYVAWTEGSSQRRKGKHD from the exons atggagggGTTTGTGAAAACGTCCCTAAACCCAACATCAGAAACGGTCCCGGATTTCAGGGG GAATGATGGGTCCATGGTGTCGGCTCTTAAAACATTGCTGTTTTTTACCATCTTAATGGTGACAGTACCGATAGGATTATACTTTGCATCCAAGACGTACATCTTTGAAG gCTCTCTTCAGATGTCCAACACAGATAGCTATTTCTACGCTGCTATTGTAGCAGTTTTGGCAGTGCATGTGGTCCTGGCACTTTTTGTTTATGTAGCCTGGACTGAAGGTTCATCACAGAGGAGGAAGGGCAAACATGATTAG
- the LOC143527437 gene encoding uncharacterized protein LOC143527437 isoform X1, whose protein sequence is MGKVCSASNMSFQWMLLYLLLLLNSPVCLSYYSGDTHQFACVGQDVHIAVDSRSRIVTFHQTAWHEPRKVVLENTNVKEPRYEWMRNMTLVIRNVTSEDQGLYSIKSPITGFSFETVHLTVSDCLKRFSRNYGETFQLEIPQHGDVLEFLSSSRHPAPQSTSSSPTVPLPAEPVVVWTRAMSQVGSMIHGHLRDRYWVIDSVFPDDQGTYTVKDSNGTVVSRISLTVRAHTFNLTLFSRESLFVQLWGEMPGARLSFSPAPRSSPAVPSVVFWDGGVVDRESHYGSRLSLLHNDTGAYVVLRALSVKDEGMYELWDAKGNLVSRTVISVKERNIKWRAVIKSISVPSGMFATLAGFILFMKRYPSCSISNILSGLRDHHRTFHTNSATTHSQDFRHDRDSSNNSRASVKRDSTPSYSGNIYIIANAEKNSPLRMRCTDDEARNESDRNPADEMIEVCVLHTFKDEVIEKHGVESKTSVSVPGDSDWLKPSEACVQFDIGRKRGGGVQTNEEEHQDYFCILPLNTDTSHLCSVYTSEKLSFLREPDH, encoded by the exons ATGGGAAAAGTTTGCTCTGCATCAAATATGTCCTTCCAATGGATGTTACTGTACCTATTACTCCTGCTGAACTCTCCTGTGTGTCTGA GTTATTATTCAG GAGACACACATCAGTTTGCTTGTGTGGGTCAGGATGTCCACATCGCAGTCGATTCAAGATCAAGGATTGTGACTTTTCACCAGACGGCATGGCATGAACCCAGGAAAGTGGTGCTCGAAAACACCAAC GTTAAAGAACCACGGTACGAGTGGATGAGGAATATGACCTTGGTCATCAGAAATGTGACTTCTGAGGATCAGGGGCTGTATTCCATAAAATCCCCCATCACCGGTTTCAGTTTTGAGACTGTCCACCTCACTGTCTCAG ACTGCCTGAAGCGATTTAGCCGTAATTACGGGGAGACGTTCCAGCTGGAGATCCCACAACATGGAGACGTTTTGGAGTTTCTGAGCTCCTCTCGTCATCCTGCTCCTCAGTCTACTTCCTCTTCTCCTACGGTTCCCTTGCCGGCAGAGCCAGTCGTTGTGTGGACAAGGGCCATGTCCCAGGTTGGCAGTATGATCCACGGGCATCTGAGGGACCGTTACTGGGTGATAGATAGTGTGTTTCCCGATGACCAAGGCACCTACACCGTTAAAGACAGCAACGGCACAGTGGTGTCCAGAATCAGCCTTACTGTTAGAG CCCATACATTTAATCTCACTCTCTTCAGTAGGGAGTCTTTATTTGTCCAGCTCTGGGGCGAGATGCCAGGGGCTCGGCTGTCATTTAGTCCAGCCCCACGATCCAGTCCAGCCGTGCCCTCTGTGGTCTTCTGGGACGGTGGCGTCGTGGACAGAGAGAGCCACTATGGAAGTCGCCTCTCGCTGTTGCACAACGACACGGGCGCCTACGTGGTCCTCAGAGCACTCAGTGTGAAAGACGAGGGCATGTATGAGCTGTGGGATGCGAAAGGCAACCTGGTGTCCAGGACTGTTATTTCAGTCAAAG aAAGGAATATTAAATGGAGAGCCGTAATAAAATCCATCAGCGTGCCATCAGGGATGTTTGCAACTTTGGCAGGTTTCATCCTCTTCATGAAGAGATATCCCAGTTGCAGCATCTCAAACATACTGAGTGGCCTCAGAGATCACCACCGTACATTCCACACAAACTCTGCCACAACACACAGTCAG GACTTCAGACATGACAGAGACTCTTCTAACAACAGCAGAGCTTCAGTTAAGAGGGATTCCACTCCCTCTTATTCC ggcaACATTTATATTATTGCTAATGCTGAAAAGAATTCCCCTTTGAGAATGAGATGCACAGATGATGAAGCCAGAAATGAATCGGACAGAAATCCTGCAGATGAGATGATCGAAGTATGTGTCCTACACACATTTAAAGATGAGGTGATCGAA AAACATGGTGTTGAGAGCAAGACATCAGTTTCAGTTCCTGGAGACTCCGACTGGCTCAAGCCATCAGAGGCCTGCGTTCAGTTTGATAttgggaggaagagggggggaGGAGTGCAAACGAATGAGGAAGAACACCAGGATTATTTCTGTATACTACCTCTAAACACTGACACTTCCCACCTCTGTAGTGTTTACACCTCTGAAAAACTCAGCTTTCTTAGAGAACCAGACCATTAA